One genomic window of Melitaea cinxia chromosome 10, ilMelCinx1.1, whole genome shotgun sequence includes the following:
- the LOC123656843 gene encoding uncharacterized protein LOC123656843, whose translation MHAVGLHSALAIRRERKRRAEQQRARERRYSVQSTESGVTSPHCSTGSLERRRYKKTGATDNEVVSSVGMLHLGVVFLVLGMFLVASGWLPDDVTSWSSIGSVSWFNELVCSGLFALGVGIFLIVLHKYLTKSEEDALEDYVQRQLTRSRSGHRLERDAETGGMRTKGARRARATEVLPETITETYTEPSPDRAHGFVNALALNGDAMRETPLEQIVEEEVSVASETERRLGKFNKDTYSTPSVAPSLSPGSPSDTRELLSDGRYMVMSRM comes from the coding sequence ATGCACGCGGTGGGCCTGCACTCCGCGCTCGCCATCCGCCGCGAGCGCAAGCGCCGCGCCGAGCAGCAGCGGGCGCGCGAGCGCCGCTACTCTGTCCAATCGACCGAGTCGGGAGTGACCTCCCCCCACTGCTCTACCGGCAGCCTCGAACGACGAAGGTATAAGAAAACAGGAGCCACCGACAATGAAGTCGTCTCGTCGGTCGGCATGCTCCATCTCGGAGTGGTGTTCCTTGTCCTCGGCATGTTCTTAGTCGCTTCCGGATGGTTGCCCGATGATGTTACATCGTGGAGCAGCATTGGTTCCGTAAGCTGGTTCAACGAACTCGTATGCTCCGGCTTATTTGCCCTTGGAGTTGGAATATTCTTGATCGTGCTCCATAAGTACTTGACGAAGAGTGAAGAAGACGCTCTTGAAGATTACGTTCAGCGACAACTAACGCGATCTCGATCAGGTCACAGATTAGAGAGAGACGCTGAGACGGGTGGCATGAGGACGAAGGGTGCAAGACGAGCTCGGGCCACTGAAGTGCTACCGGAAACGATCACCGAAACTTACACTGAACCATCTCCAGATAGGGCACATGGCTTTGTTAACGCGCTCGCCTTAAATGGAGACGCAATGCGGGAGACACCTTTAGAGCAAATTGTGGAGGAAGAAGTATCTGTTGCTTCGGAGACGGAAAGGAGGCTGGGAAAGTTTAACAAAGACACGTACTCTACGCCCTCTGTAGCTCCGAGCCTAAGCCCGGGCTCACCCTCCGACACGAGGGAGCTGCTCTCTGACGGACGCTATATGGTCATGTCGAGAATGTGA